A window of the Harmonia axyridis chromosome 5, icHarAxyr1.1, whole genome shotgun sequence genome harbors these coding sequences:
- the LOC123679884 gene encoding transmembrane protein 120 homolog gives MIDSLLEEWAELSTEFKDLEAVNKIYTDKLEELGGFQNNVLKQLTHQKYRLDQVSKSLKDLKKKGGTKEQIEQLENDILKRKIQLEGIEQTLPKKNGIYLRIILGNVNVSILNKEEKFKYKDEYEKFKLVLSIIGFILSLLNLIIIFRPLELSHVFLLVWYYCTLTIRESILKVNGSRIKGWWRLHHFVSTVAAAILLIWPENKAWGLFRHQLMVFSGYISTVQYLQFRYQQGALYRLKALGERHNMDITVEGFHSWMWRGLGFLFPFLFIGYFFQLYNAYTLYQLSFLPSATWHVPVLSAVFFFLFVGNTVTTIMVIPNKIQEKMLLQYNIMSQRLSSQFLINDDTESDSTKQD, from the exons atgattgaTAGTTTATTGGAAGAATGGGCCGAATTATCGACAGAATTCAAGGATTTAgag gctgttaataaaatatatactgATAAATTGGAAGAATTGGGAGGCTTCCAGAACAATGTATTGAAACAATTAACTCATCAAAAATATCGCCTTGATCAAGTTTCCAAATCATTGaaggatttgaagaaaaaaggagGAACAAAAGAACAAATAGAACAATTGGAGAATGatattttaaaaagaaaaatacaaCTCGAAGGAATAGAACAAACACTACCAAAGAAGAATGGCATTTATTTAAGAATCATTTTAGGAAATGTTAATGTTTCTATACTGAATAAGGAAGAGAAATTTAAATACAAggatgaatatgaaaaatttaaattagttTTGAGTATCATTGGTTTCATACTATCtctattgaatttaattattatatttaggCCTTTAGAACTGAGTCATGTTTTTCTGTTAGTCTGGTATTATTGTACCTTAACAATACGAGAGAgcattttgaaagtgaatggtTCTAGAATCAAAGGTTGGTGGAGACTTCATCATTTTGTATCAACAGTTGCTGCTGCAATTCTTCTGATTTGGCCAGAAAATAAAGCATGGGGACTGTTCAGACATCAACTTATGGTTTTTAGTGGTTATATTAGTACAGTACAGTATTTACAATTTAGATATCAACAAGGAGCATTATATAG ATTAAAAGCTTTGGGTGAGAGGCACAATATGGATATTACAGTAGAAGGGTTTCACTCATGGATGTGGCGAGGCCTTGGATTCCTCTTCCCGTTTTTGTTTATAGGATACTTTTTCCAACTTTACAATGCATATACTTTATATCAACTTAGTTTTCTACCTTCTGCAACTTGGCATGTTCCTGTTTTATCAGcagttttcttctttttattcgTTGGAAATACTGTGACTACAATCATGGTAATTCCaaacaaaattcaagaaaaaatgttacTACAGTACAACATTATGAGCCAAAGACTGAGTAGTCAATTCCTAATTAATGATGATACAGAAAGTGATTCAACAAAACAGGATTGA